The Haematobia irritans isolate KBUSLIRL chromosome 1, ASM5000362v1, whole genome shotgun sequence DNA segment attttattataacttgatggggaataccccaaagcatatttttacaaagtttgtattccttaaggtggattaattaaaaaaaaacggcatagaattataaatatttgttgcaaattttattataacttgatggggaataccccaaagcatatttcacaaagtttgtattccttaaggtGGATTAATTaacaaaagtaatcgtgaaaaaatggcgattttagcggctgaactcgaacttaatacccaccttaaaaacgtaattttttcacgattacttttctttaataatccattttaaggaatactaactttgtgaaaatttgctttgggcttttccccatcaagttataataaaatttgcaacaaatacgtataatttcatgcatttttcttactgatttagttttcactttagcgattttagcggctaaacacgaacttaatactcacctttaatgtGAATATATAGTTTGCGATGtcgttttatgtttttgtttgatGGATAGGGACACATGTAGGTACTTTAACATATTTAGGCATCATCATCCAAATTTCCGTGggatattttaattatattctaaTGGTCTTTTGATtactaaaattaatttgaagatctgaaattaattaattaattgtttgaaaaacatttgaatttttgcatttttcaagtgattgtgtttattgggattgtaTTGAAGATATTGGGTACTCATTTAATtgtaacgagtagtcaaaaaattagtcagtaacgagtacttgtaatcaaatactcgttactttcccaacactattttgcgcgccaaatttattattaattcgcGTGTATCAAGTTTGTTGTGATTGAGAAAAATTCATTACATTGTGCATCTCGCTGGTGATTGCAGGCAAATACCAAGCACTCCGTTCGTTATTGTTAAGTTTTGTAATTTGTTTATTGTTGAATAAAGCTGCATAGCAAGAATGGCTGTAAGTATTTCTAAATTTGTTGGGAAAATCTTGCAGCAAtcatataaatttctttatagGATTTGCCTAGTTCACCGCCTCCAGCTACTCCCAGCGATGCTGTGGATAGGCGTGATTTACGTGCCGCCATGACTTCTCCGGTGGGTGACTTCGAGCCATTTGAAAATGAAGATGAAATTCTGGGTGATCAAACCGTACGAGACGAAGAGGAAGAAGATGGAGAGGAATTGTTCGGCGATAATATGGAAAATGATTATCGCCCCATGCCCGAATTGGACCACTATGATCCTGCAATGCTGGACGACGAAGAGGATTATTCGGAAATGTCCCAAGGGGAACGTATGGCAGCCGAAGCGGAGATGAGAAGACGTGATCGTGCCAAAGGTATACATCGTGATGATCGCGATCTTGGATTTGACCAGAGTGATGATGAAGATGATGTGGGTCCAAGAGCAAAACGAAGGGCTGGAGAGAAGGCAGCAGCTGGGGAAATGGAAGATGCCGAAATGGTTGAATCGATTGAGAATTTGGAAGACACCAAGGGTCACTCGACCAAGGAATGGGTCAGTATGTTGGGTCCCCGCACAGAAATTGCAAATCGTTTCCAGTCCTTCTTGCGTACATTTGTCGATGACCGAGGTGCCTATACCTACCGCGATCGCATAAGACGCATGTGCGAACAGAATAAATCGTCATTTGTAGTTTCCTATACCGATTTGGCTAACAAGGAGCACGTTCTGGCTTACTTCTTACCCGAAGCACCATTTCAAATGttggaaatatttgacaaagtCGCCAAAGATATGGTATTGTCAATTTTTCCAACTTACGAACGTGTAACCACTGAGATACACGTGCGTATTTCCGAGTTGCCATTGATTGAAGAGCTGCGTACGTTCCGAAAATTACATTTGAATCAGTTGGTTAGAACTTTGGGCGTTGTTACAGCCACTACTGGTGTTCTGCCTCAATTGTCGGTAATTAAGTTCGATTGCGTGAAGTGTGGCTATGTTTTGGGTCCTTTTGTGCAATCACAAAATACTGAGGTGAAGCCTGGCTCTTGTCCGGAATGTCAGAGTACAGGACCATTTTCTGTAAGTAATTCTATTTGCATGGCCCTTGTAcagattttaaataatttaaattttcaatgatagaTAAATATGGAGCAAACACTTTACCGcaattatcaaaaaattactCTTCAAGAATCACCTGGTCGTATTCCTGCTGGTCGTATTCCCCGCAGTAAAGATGTCATCCTTTTGTCCGATCTTTGTGATCTCTGCAAACCAGGGGATGAGCTCGAAGTTACCGGAATTTACACAAACAACTATGATGGCTCTCTTAATACGGATCAAGGCTTTCCCGTTTTTGCCACTGTTATCATAGCCAATCACATAGTTGTCAAAGATTCTAAGCAAGTAGTACAATCCCTAACAGATGAGGACATTGCTACTATTCAGAAGTTGAGTAAAGATCCTAGAATAGCTGATCGTATTATAGCTTCAATGGCTCCATCGATTTATGGTCATGATTACATCAAAAGAGCCTTAGCATTGGCACTTTTTGGTGGTGAATCGAAGAATCCGGGTGAGAAACACAAGATCAGAGGAGACATAAATTTGTTGATTTGTGGTGACCCAGGTACTGCCAAGtctcaatttttaaaatatactgAGAAGATAGCTCCTCGCGCTGTATTTACAACTGGTCAAGGTGCTAGTGCTGTGGGTTTGACTGCTTATGTAAGACGTAACCCCGTTTCCAAAGAGTGGACACTGGAAGCTGGTGCTTTAGTTTTGGCAGATCAGGGAGTATGTCTTATCGACGAGTTCGATAAAATGAATGACCAAGATCGTACTTCTATTCATGAAGCCATGGAACAACAATCTATTTCCATTTCAAAAGCTGGTATTGTGACCTCTTTACAAGCGAGATGTACAGTTATTGCAGCTGCAAATCCAATTGGAGGTCGCTACGACCCTTCAATGACATTCTCCGAAAATGTAAATTTGTCAGAACCCATTTTGTCCCGTTTCGATGTTTTGTGTGTCGTAAAGGATGAATTCGATCCAATGCAAGAtcaacatttggcaaaatttgttgtAAACTCGCACATCAAACATCATCCATCAAGTGAAAATGAAATTGATGATTCGCAACCTAATTCCGTAAACGAAATACCGCAAGAACTATTGAGACAATATATTGTTTATTCCAAAGAGAACATTAGACCTAAGATTACGGTAAGTAGTTAAAGCTGACTGCTGTAGCAAATgatatttattgataaattttccCTTATAGAACATTGATGAGGACAAAATAGCCAAGATGTATTCCCAATTGCGTCAAGAGTCATTTGCCACTGGATCTTTACCAATAACAGTCCGACATATTGAAAGTGTTATTCGAATGTCCGAGGCCCATGCTCGAATGCATCTGCGTGAAAATGTTATAGAAGCCGATGTCAGTATGGCCATACGCATGATGTTGGAATCATTTATCGAAGCCCAAAAATTCAGTGTTATGAAGAAGATGCGGGCAaccttccaaaaatatttagcCTTCCAGAAGGATCATTCCGAACTGCTATTTTTCATATTGCGTCAGCTTACTTTAGATCAGTTGGCCTATATACGATGCAAAGATGGTCCTTCGGCAACTCATGTCGAAATTATGGAAAGAGATTTGATGGAGCGAGCCAAGCAATTGGATATTTTCAACCTGAAACCATTCTACGAGTcggaaattttcaaacaaaatggTTTTGCATACGATGCGAAGAGGCGTATTATTTTGCAGATAGTAACAGAAGCTGCAGTATAATTCGCTTAAATCTCTAATTATTTTAAGTTTATATTCTCTATTGTGAGAGTAAATACATAGTTATAAGCTAAGTATTCAAGatttatgaaaattgtttatattttccTTGTTTCTCTTaccctgtttttttttattgagacgACTTTTATAGATTTAAAACCAATCTCACTTTGGTAAAAAAGTTTGAACAAATGCTTAATGGTCTATTactatatttacaataaaaaacaattttaaataactTAATTGCGTTTATTATTCGTCGTCTATACCCATTTCCTTGTTGAAATCTTCTtcggatattttatttttcttgagtCTTTTAAATAGCCGAATGTCGTTGGCTAATTCATCCAAATCTTCTTGGGTATATTGAGGTTTACGTTTCTTCGCTTTTGAGCCATTCGCCGCTTCGTCGGCCTTTTTGCGTTGTTTCTTTGCTTTCCTTAGCTCTTTTTTGGTCTTTGAATCCATTTTCGCCTTTTTTGTTTGTTCCCAAGATTCAGTTGCCTTTTTGTGCTTCTTTTTGCCTGGCCATTGACCAGTTTCTTCATAGGTTTTAACTTTTTCCAAACGGGCCTGCTCTTTTTGTGGATTCTTGTATGTTAGTTTGGAAATATCTACATCGAAATCTGGTCCAACAAAATTGTCAGCATTTAGGGTTTTAAGTTCGGGCATACGAGGCATTTGCAATAAACCATAACCGGTGGCTGCCTTGCCCAAGTCCATGTCCTTTAAACGCAATATAGCATTGCATTCGTGTTTACTATAGGCTTGAATATGAGATACAAATGCTCTCACAGCTTTATCATATATACCCTTGTCCGATACTTGCAACT contains these protein-coding regions:
- the Mcm2 gene encoding DNA replication licensing factor Mcm2, which gives rise to MADLPSSPPPATPSDAVDRRDLRAAMTSPVGDFEPFENEDEILGDQTVRDEEEEDGEELFGDNMENDYRPMPELDHYDPAMLDDEEDYSEMSQGERMAAEAEMRRRDRAKGIHRDDRDLGFDQSDDEDDVGPRAKRRAGEKAAAGEMEDAEMVESIENLEDTKGHSTKEWVSMLGPRTEIANRFQSFLRTFVDDRGAYTYRDRIRRMCEQNKSSFVVSYTDLANKEHVLAYFLPEAPFQMLEIFDKVAKDMVLSIFPTYERVTTEIHVRISELPLIEELRTFRKLHLNQLVRTLGVVTATTGVLPQLSVIKFDCVKCGYVLGPFVQSQNTEVKPGSCPECQSTGPFSINMEQTLYRNYQKITLQESPGRIPAGRIPRSKDVILLSDLCDLCKPGDELEVTGIYTNNYDGSLNTDQGFPVFATVIIANHIVVKDSKQVVQSLTDEDIATIQKLSKDPRIADRIIASMAPSIYGHDYIKRALALALFGGESKNPGEKHKIRGDINLLICGDPGTAKSQFLKYTEKIAPRAVFTTGQGASAVGLTAYVRRNPVSKEWTLEAGALVLADQGVCLIDEFDKMNDQDRTSIHEAMEQQSISISKAGIVTSLQARCTVIAAANPIGGRYDPSMTFSENVNLSEPILSRFDVLCVVKDEFDPMQDQHLAKFVVNSHIKHHPSSENEIDDSQPNSVNEIPQELLRQYIVYSKENIRPKITNIDEDKIAKMYSQLRQESFATGSLPITVRHIESVIRMSEAHARMHLRENVIEADVSMAIRMMLESFIEAQKFSVMKKMRATFQKYLAFQKDHSELLFFILRQLTLDQLAYIRCKDGPSATHVEIMERDLMERAKQLDIFNLKPFYESEIFKQNGFAYDAKRRIILQIVTEAAV